In the genome of Myxococcus stipitatus, one region contains:
- the nadE gene encoding NAD(+) synthase has product MRLVKVGIASVNTTVGAFVRNVDRALVLAKRMAEDGVTVGVFQEQLLAGYPAEDMVQWQGFIDRQWPELERFAQETAALPTVFVVGVGVALQGQRLNCAAVVAGGRVLGLVPKEKLPTYNVFYEARTFGRGQPGMAELHRGVPLGDYLFQFDFGVLAPEVCEDIWSADGPMRRRAYAGAELVVNISASPFRLGVVDTRRELIATRASDHQCTIAYANAVGANDGLIFDGGGYLNQNGRHLLEAPRFQEGYAAAVVDLDRTLRLRGEATTWRLDRETWVAQGSKGPAVLDCTQVVRTRRDSLAYPVPAHRSFFLPAQSKQRSAREALCEDILDALALGVGDYFEKTRAFKLLGIALSGGRDSLLTLLIAHRYARRVRPENPGSLIQAFYMPSRYSSDSTRDAAETIARELGVPFQIVSIDEAFERERAVAQQMLGGASVTPITEQNIQARLRAQRMWNWSNSCGGLFLQTGNMSEKSVGYTTIGGDLMGALAVIANVPKTVVVYLLDYLQEVTGYEGIRKVLAKPAGPELAHNQVGEEELMPFPILDACFYLYAGEKLTPSEMLKALVSMFPEVEATRLTSYVDKFVRLFTQSIYKWVQSPLSLHIGNLDLDRERALQLPVVTGSEWMRDKA; this is encoded by the coding sequence ATGCGGCTCGTGAAAGTCGGCATCGCCAGTGTGAACACCACCGTGGGCGCCTTCGTCCGCAACGTGGACCGGGCCCTGGTCCTGGCGAAGCGGATGGCCGAGGACGGCGTCACGGTGGGCGTCTTCCAGGAGCAGCTGCTCGCGGGCTACCCGGCCGAGGACATGGTGCAGTGGCAGGGCTTCATCGACCGGCAGTGGCCGGAGCTGGAGCGCTTCGCGCAGGAGACGGCCGCGCTGCCCACCGTCTTCGTCGTGGGCGTGGGCGTGGCCCTCCAGGGCCAGCGCCTCAACTGCGCGGCGGTGGTGGCCGGTGGCCGCGTGCTGGGGCTCGTGCCGAAGGAGAAGCTGCCCACGTACAACGTCTTCTACGAGGCGCGCACGTTCGGCCGCGGTCAGCCCGGCATGGCGGAGCTCCACCGGGGCGTGCCGCTGGGTGACTACCTCTTCCAGTTCGACTTCGGCGTGCTGGCGCCGGAGGTCTGCGAGGACATCTGGAGCGCGGACGGCCCCATGCGCCGGCGCGCGTACGCGGGCGCGGAGCTGGTGGTGAACATCTCCGCCTCGCCCTTCCGGCTGGGCGTGGTGGACACGCGGCGCGAGCTCATCGCCACGCGCGCGTCCGACCACCAGTGCACCATCGCCTACGCCAACGCGGTGGGCGCCAACGACGGCCTCATCTTCGACGGCGGCGGCTACCTCAACCAGAACGGCCGCCACCTCCTGGAGGCCCCGCGCTTCCAGGAAGGCTACGCGGCGGCGGTGGTGGACCTGGACCGCACGCTGCGCCTGCGCGGCGAGGCCACCACCTGGCGCCTGGACCGCGAGACGTGGGTGGCCCAGGGGAGCAAGGGCCCGGCGGTGCTGGACTGCACCCAGGTGGTGCGCACCCGGCGCGACTCGCTCGCGTACCCCGTGCCCGCCCACCGCAGCTTCTTCCTGCCCGCGCAGTCCAAGCAGCGCTCCGCGCGCGAGGCGCTGTGCGAGGACATCCTGGACGCGCTCGCGCTGGGCGTGGGCGACTATTTCGAGAAGACGCGCGCCTTCAAGCTCCTGGGCATCGCGCTCTCCGGAGGCCGCGACTCGCTCCTGACGCTGCTCATCGCGCACCGGTATGCCCGGCGCGTGCGGCCGGAGAACCCGGGCTCGCTCATCCAGGCGTTCTACATGCCCAGCCGCTACTCCAGCGACTCCACGCGCGACGCGGCGGAGACGATTGCGCGCGAATTGGGCGTGCCCTTCCAGATTGTCTCCATCGACGAGGCCTTCGAGCGCGAGCGCGCCGTGGCCCAGCAGATGCTGGGCGGCGCGAGCGTCACGCCCATCACCGAGCAGAACATCCAGGCCCGCCTGCGCGCCCAGCGCATGTGGAACTGGAGCAACTCCTGTGGTGGCCTGTTCCTCCAGACGGGCAACATGAGCGAGAAGTCCGTGGGCTACACCACCATCGGCGGCGACCTGATGGGGGCGCTGGCCGTCATCGCCAACGTGCCCAAGACGGTGGTGGTGTACCTGCTGGACTACCTCCAGGAGGTGACGGGCTACGAGGGCATCCGCAAGGTGCTGGCGAAGCCCGCGGGGCCGGAGCTGGCGCACAACCAGGTGGGCGAGGAGGAGCTGATGCCCTTCCCCATCCTCGACGCGTGCTTCTACCTGTATGCGGGCGAGAAGCTCACGCCCTCGGAGATGCTCAAGGCGCTCGTCTCCATGTTCCCGGAGGTGGAGGCCACGAGGCTCACCAGCTACGTGGACAAGTTCGTGCGCCTCTTCACCCAGTCCATCTACAAGTGGGTGCAGTCGCCCTTGTCGCTGCACATCGGCAACCTGGACCTGGACCGGGAGCGCGCGCTGCAGCTGCCCGTCGTCACCGGCTCCGAGTGGATGCGCGACAAAGCCTGA